The Anas platyrhynchos isolate ZD024472 breed Pekin duck chromosome 8, IASCAAS_PekinDuck_T2T, whole genome shotgun sequence region ATTACAAAAGGACCCTGGATTATCCCCTGATTCGGGAATGGAAGAGGACAGGCTGTTTTGCTGTCCCAATGATTCATTCCACATTCCTCATTGACTTGAGGAAAGAGGCCTCTACCAAGCTGATGTTCTACCCGCCCCACCAGGACTACACCTGGAGCTTTGATGATATCATGGTCTTTGCCTTCTCCAGTCGCCAAGCAGGTATGTCTGGAACCTTTGCTGGGGAGGGTTCACTAGTAGACATGCAGATCTCTGCTTGGAGTTTAGAGGCTAAAAGCCATGTGTTGACTTCAGTGGTGAGTTTGTACCCTGTTCCTTTGCTCTTTTGAATCTACACAAGGATAACAAACAAGAGATTGGCAATGCAGTGTCAAGCCACAGCTAGTTTCAGAGGCCATAGGAGCAACTCTCGGGATGGGGACAATGTTTCAGAGTCTAAATATGTGTCATCTGTCCTTGATTTGTGTTGCAGCAAGGCAGTAGTGAACACAGGTGAATGCTGTGAAAGTGGAAGTCTGTTCATAGGGTATCTAAAGTCACCGCTTCAGGAGACTCCTGGACTCTCTTTAGATGTAGCAGTCAGTTAGTAGTACTAACAAATAAACCTAGTTGCTTACCCACAGTGCTCTTGAGGCCTTGGTTCATGGCAGCTCAGCAGTTGTACATGAGTTGTTGGATTTTTTGTCTTAAAGCAAAGCTGGTGCAACTTTCAGACTGTGTTGAGAGGAAATCATAGCCAGGCAAGGGTGGGTTAGAGCTGATTTGTGAGTAGTAAAGTCTTTGCATAGTTGGCACTGTTCCATTGGTATATGAGGAGAACCAGTCAAGTGCTGAGCAGTCTTGAAACCCTTGGAGCACAGTGGAGAGAGAATGTGCACCACTCTGGCTGATACTGGAGTCTCTGATGGTGGGAGGATGTCAGCTGGACCTGAAATACAGAAGTCCTTTTATGCTAAGCCACAGCCTTGGTGTCCTCATCCCTGTTCAGGAATAGCTGTTGGGGTTAGCAAAGAGCTCCAGGTGTCTCAGAGGAAATGTTGTGTCTCTAAAATGCAAGATGCTACTGCTGCTTATACTTGTGGTGAGAATGTTAAGTCCCATTTATTCTCGGAGAATGGATCTGATGAGTATTCTGCCTCCAGCAATGTCCTGGGTAGCAGCAGGCCTATACGAAGCAGTGTCAGAGCTGAGGGTTGCTTCTGGAAAGCCTATGTCTTTAAAGgctatttgtatttttctttgccCTGTTGTGTTGGACGGAGAAAGTTTAAGGCTTTATAAGATAAAAGGGGATGAAGAATCTTCAGCAGCACCAGTGAAATGCACTTCGATCCAGAGCTTCATGACTAGTTTTGCTGGCTTGATGAGGTGAAATAGCAAGCAGCCCTCGCCCTCATCACAGCATGGggctttaaaaaagagaaaagttgtTTGAGTTAGGACTTCAGTACCTTGGCTTCAGAGAAGTCTGAATAGCAAAGCGGGCTCCTTCATATCTACCTGCCCTACTTGTTCCCTCtgacaggtttcccagagatgCACCATCCAATGAGAGTGGTAACTGCATTGCAGTAGCTCCAGCtgtttaagaaatatttcagggATTCAAACccatcattttttcctttgattctagaacattttaattttttccagtACTGACCCATGACATGAAAGCCAGTGCTTTGGCATTCTGGCCCGTCAGTCTGTTGGCTTTTGTCCTGGGCTGAGTTTTGCACCCTGGATAAAAGGATAACATCCAAGTTCAGAAATGTGCAAAATGTATGGACTTTGAGGCAAATTTCTCTTTGGAGGAATTTCACTTACTTGACTAAAGTCACAGGGATGTTGGGTTTTGTCCAGCCCAGCTACTACACTTAACACCACATATCAAAACAGCAGTTTTCAGCAATGAGTCTATTGCTTGACACAGCTGTTCCGTGATGCTCCAGAGAGACTGTCCCACTTTTGCTGAGAGGACGTGGCTCTTAATGGGACTACTGACTTGCAACAAAGCTCAGTGCAGGTGTTTTGTTGAGTGATGGGCCTGCATACTGAGAATAAGAGATAATAAGtgatctttctcttcttcctttcttcttcctgcaaAGGTGTGAGGGGCACAGCTGAGAACAGAGGGAGTTGGCACTGTAGAGCTGCTTGCACTTGCAAGATAGCATTTTGTCAGCCATATCTCCTGAGCTTCCTTTCAGCCTCAGGCTCTGAAGACCTAAAGCCAGCCAGcaggaaggtccagttacaggggtgggggagggggaaatGTAGGTTGCCTGACTATGGCTGTGGGTTTGGTCACTGCCTCACAAAGGATAATACAAGTATCTGTAGCTTTTCTGTCCCTTgtagcagtatttatttttattagaaaaacagaGCTGGAGAGTGAGTCCTGCTCCCTGTTTTAAGGCAGTTTTACTATTTTGAAGTAGCCTTTATCCcagaaggaacagaaatattGGTATGAGTCTACACAGATTAACTGTGTTTAAGCCAGCGGAAGATAAGAACAGAGATCAGTGAGCCAGATAAGATTAGTTGATTAGATCAGTGCCAAATCCATTAATGTCAGCAGGTCATACTTTTTTATTCTGCCATTTACCTAAACTACAGCTGACAGCTGAATGTGTTTTGGCAAGTAGTGCAGCCAATGATTTACTTGCAGAACTTAAAATGGTGTAAACATTGGAGTTGTAATGCAGACAGTTCTGCTCTGCTAAAAATACCAAGGATTAAGGGAACCAATACATGAAAGCATCAACACTCCAGGTAGTgtctgcttttcatttattttctagagAGAGGGGAGTTGTTGTGCTTGCTTCattaaatagggaaaaaaatgcagaaaagcttCCAGGtttgaatgtatttattttaaatctgtttgtCCAGTTGAATGGGCTTTAGCAGCTTTAAGATGGCGGTTAATTAATAAAGGACCTTGCCAGAGCTCAATTCTGATCATGCATTGCTGGGGCATTTCCGATGAAGAAGCTCAGCAGTGAGTGGGTCTCTCCCTTGCAAAGGGCTCTGCTCTAAGAATTATAGAATCGctaaggttagaaaagacctccaagatcatcagcaccacgtccaacctttccttaaacacccccagggacggtgactccaccacctccctgggcaacccgttccaatgcctgactgctccttttgagaagaaatgtctcctcattgccaacctgaacctcccctggcacaacttgaggccattctctCTAGTCCGATCACTAGATAACTgcgagaagaggccgacccccagctccccacaccttcctttcaggtacttgtagagagcaatgaggtctcccccgAATGTCCTCTTCCcgagactgaacaaccccagttccctcagccactcctcacaggacttgtgctccaggcccttctctggacacattccagggcctcgatgtccttcttgtagtgaggggtccaaagctgaacacagcactcgaggtgcagcctcaccagagctgagtacagggggaccatcacctccctgctcctgctggctgcactattcctgatcCAAACCAGGATaccgctggccttcttggccacctgggcacactgctgggcTGTGTTCAGGTGAACATCGAGTTGGAAGGGATGCATAAGGGTtgttgagtccaactcctggctccatgcaggaccacccaaaaaacagaccatgtgtctgatagcattgtccaaacactctttgaactccagcaggctcagtgccatgaccactgccctggggagcctgttcagTGCCCAACcgccctctgggtgcagaacctttccctaaccccctgTCTGACCCTTcgctgtcccagctccatgccattccctagggtcctgtcgctgtccccagagagcagagctcagcacctgcccctccactcccctcgtgagggagctgcaggccgccatgaggcctcccctcagcctgctctgctcggggctgaacaaaccaaggggcctcagccgctcctcacacctcttcccctctagacccttcaccatcatcatagccctcctttggacactaaCAGCTCTATGTCCTTGTTATGTTGTGGTGCCCAAAGCTGCACCcagtgcttgaggtgaggctgccccaggcagagcagagcagagcacccCTCCCTCAGCCAGACGGCAGGGCCGTGCCTGAGGCACTCCAGGGCACGGTCGGCCCTTTGGCTGCCAAGgcccactgctggctcatgatCAGCTCGACATCGACCAGAaaccccagatccctttctgtagTGCTGCTCTTCTGCCTGCATCCCCCATCTGTACGtacagctggggctgccccatcccaggtgcagaatatTTTTGAATTGTTTGCTGATGAAGCAGAACCTCTTGAGATTGAAGTCCAGGTATAAGTTTGATTATGGCTGTATATCAACAGAGCAGTGAAATCTGCTGACAAAAGACctgactttattttctgtttttctgtgaccCTCAGGAATTCAGATGTACATCTGCAACCGTGAGCACTATGGTTTCCTTCCCATGCCCCTGAAATCACATCAGATGCTGCAAGAAGAAGCTGAGAACTTTGTGCACACATTAATTGAAGCTATGAGTAAGTTACTGTGCTCTGCTATGATGGAGCTCCCCAGTTAATGATGGTAGAGCTCTGCTGCCAGTTCCCAGGTCTTCCCCTTGGGAGTCTGGGAGAATTTGCATCCTTACTGTTCTCACACAGTTTTGATATACACGTTTTCCAATTTCCACAGCTTTTCTACATAGAGGTGTAATCATGGCTGAGTCAACTCTGTTCACAAAACCCCTCAACTTCCCCATCAATTGCAAAATTGCATCTTTAATGGAGAAAGGATGCTGCAGAACCTCATCTTTATCATGAGGTCTGTTTGGCACATAATTGCTCCCTTCTGCTGTGCAGTGTGGATGCTTTTTGCTGCACCCACTGCTGCCCTGACTGCACATCCCAGCTCCCGGGGCTTTAGGCCCAGTGATGAAGACATATGCAGATACATTATATCAACTAAGCGCATACATCAAGGTGATGGTTGGGATTTCTCCTCTCTTACAGTTGATCGTCCTCCCATTGAACCTTCTCAGTATGTCTCTGTTCCTCCAAAGCACCCTGACAAGATGGGATTTGATGAAGTAAGAATCTTAATTTGCTGTCCTTGTCTTCCCATTCATTACTCAGAGGGCTTGGGTTTTCCAGGTAGCTGAGCTTCCAGATGTTTCTCTTGGAATATATTATCTCTTCACACAATTAGTTCTTTCCCAATTATTCATTTCTTGTCCTGTTTCTTCTAAATCTGACTCTACAGAGCAGCTTGGCAGTCCCTTCATTCTGTGATAAAAAATGGTCCTTTAGGaaagctctcctgctctgaaGTGACGGAGGAGAATGATTTCTGTAACCTGAGAAACACATTATAGAGCCCAGAACAGCTGAGGGAGACAGGCCTTGAGCAAGGCTCTAGCCCAAGCTGGGTATGTCCTTGAGAGATGAAGATCACACATGTGGCCACCTTACTGTGGCAGCTGTCCCCCTGTCCTGTTTGATTGCCACATTTTTCTGCTACAGCCTTAAGTAAAAAATATCTAGAAAGATCATTGCTGATGCTGGTAGCACCCCAAGACCTTGCAGAAATTCCTCTCACATCTCTTTCTCACAATGTGGAGAGAGTAGGCATTGAGGGGAGAGGGCTGGAGAGGGATCTGCTGTGCTAGTGATTAGCGAGTGTCCATATTTTTCACAGAGCCATAACCCCTTGTGTATACAGCTGCCAGGGTTGCAGTGGCACCGTGACTGAGGGAGCTGTGGTgatcaggggagcctttgtttTCATGCTTGTTTTGCTACATCTGTTTATATGACTTGTATAGTAAAGTCTGAACTTGATTTGGCTACGTGTGTTTGAGTGTCTGTGTTTAGAACACAGCTGGCATAGGTTTTTTCCATGTTGTCCTTTGTGGCTGCACTTTATTTAtccaatttattatttttgcatttgtacTGGGCTGGAATTTGATCTGCTTCTTACTGGGATGAGGTTTTGCTCCACAACCTACAAGGCTTCGATTGTACTTGTCTGTCTGTGACTGAAAAATATCCCTGACCCTCTGCAGTTTACCTGCAAGTGAGGCTTCAGTCTTCAGCCCTCCACCAAGGAGTCTGTTTCTTCCAGGCTTGGACTGAGCTCTACCCAGACATCTCTGTTCCAGGTCTTGGCTTTTTGCTAGGCTTTCTACTCTGGCAAGGATAACAGCATTTTCAATGCCTGAAGTAATTACAAAAACGTTCTCTGTACTGTGTCTTTGTACTTCTATACTCACCCCACTGATAATCCTAAATATGGGCAATTGCATCTTCGTGGAGAGACACGTGGGTCAACATTCTTCTTGAATTGGAGCtggcaaacaatttttttttttttttgtatttaataaaaatcaaaacatccTTTATCTGTGGAAAATACAGGCTTGGCTCTAGCTGTCCTTCTCTCATCTTTATTCATCATTGAAGACCAACTTTCACTTGTTTCATAAAAGGAAGTTGTCGGACAAAGAACAAGCCTCTAACCTTTCAGCTCAAAACCAAACCTATTTTTTGACAAATTCTAAACAATCTCAAATGAAAACACACCTGTATTTTAATAACACCTGCTTTTATTATGGGGCTGCTAGAAAAGAGTGGATCAGGACTTCCTGTTCTTACTCCCTCCCATACCCGGATGCTGATGTCTTTCTCTTCAACCTAGATTTTCATGATCAATCTGAAGCGTCGGAAAGACAGGCGGGATCGGATGCTGCGGACTCTCTATGAACAGGAGATTGCAGTCAAGATAGTGGAGGCTGTGGATGGAAAGTGAGTTTCAGCTGGGGTTGCTAAAGTTTGCAAAACGTGGATTGTGCTTAAGTGCTTTGCACCATCTCCTCGGATACCCTGACCTTCCTTCTGGTGAGGAAGGGTGGGCTGAGGGGAGAGGTGAATGTCACTTTTTATTCATGGGTCTACTGGTCTAAGTGGGGCAGTTCTgctatttcttccttctcttgaCCTCAGTCATTCTACATGAGAGAACCAGAACAGTGTGGTTCAGGTGCAGTTAGGAACCGACATACCATCTACTGGCCTTGAGTCTTGGGTACCCATCTAGACCTCTTAGAAAAATATTCTAAGCCAAGCAACTAACAAGTAAATGGTCCCACAAGAAGTTACTGGCAACATTAAGGGTATGACTTGTCTGTCCTCAGGACATGCTTTGCCTTGTGGATTTCTCTAACACAGTGTATTAGGGAAACAGTCTGTAAGCAAAAGTGGTTGTGACTTGTCTGATTTCAGCTTCAGCACTGGTAGTCTCAAAGCAGTCAGGTCACAGAAAGTGAGGGTGGCTGGGGTGAAGGTATTCATGGTGGTAGGCATGCTTGAAGGGCAATGCTGCTGGAAGGCTGCAGCTTTCTGTAGACATTTGTCTTCAGACGTTTCCAGTGTTCAGTTAgatttagaaatgtaaattaagattttttttcttcaggtttttgagcaaaacaaatacaagaatTCCTCGACAAACCGCTTTTCCCTGAACATCAGCAGCATTTCCTGTGCTGCTTCTGTGTCTGACTTgtaattgacttttttttttttttaaatggtgatAGATACTTTCTTTCCCAGAGCACTGAACACGAGTCAGCTCAAAGCTCTCAGCATTGATATGCTTCCGGGTTACCGTGACCCATATTCCTCCAGGCCACTAACCAGGGGAGAGATCGGCTGCTTCCTTAGTCACTATTACATCTGGAAGGAGGTAAGAAGTTTTTGGGTGCTCAGGGTtgctgcaggacagcactgTGGGCAGACGTATTAGGAAAGTACACAGCTAGTCATAAGGCAGAGCGTCAAATACGGTATAGGTTTCTGGAAGCATAGCATGGAAATGTTTTCCTCAGTTTATAGAGGATCATACACAAAGTTTTTCTTGAATGCagtgctcagctttcccttctcTGTATTCTATTTGCCAACAGCTTTGAAGAATTTTATCAAAATACAGACCAAAATGTAAATTGCAGACCATCCAATAGCATGCTTGAAGCAAATTTGTTTAGGAGAAAGGCTGGAAGGTTTTGAAGAACAAATGATACTAAAAAACTCCtctctttttgttgctgttgttgttgtctttggTTCTATATCTGTGCTGAAGCAAGTTCAGGCCTATTTTCAGGCCTATTTTCAGGCCTGTTCTCATTGGCTCTTGCAGTCTCTCCTGGCTGAGCTATGAATTTGTGAGTGGTCCTCTTGCCTCCCTGCCGGCATGGTCTAGAAGGTACTGCCAGGTCAAGATGGCCCCAGCAATTTCAGGGTGCAAGGAGTGGCCCAAATGGGTTGCTGTGATCATTTCAGTACCCTCTTGTTtcaggtggtgaacagagaacTGGAGAAGACACTTGTTATCGAGGACGATGTGCGCTTTGAGCACCAGTTTAAAAGGAAGCTCATGAAGCTGATGGATGACATTGAAGAAGCACAGCTAGATTGGGAGCTTATGTAAGTAACTGGCCCTCAGCCACCTGGGAACTTCTGGGCGCACATACTGTGTCGTGGTAGAGATGAGGGTTAGTGTCAGCCAGAGTTGCTTCTCAGTGGGCTCTTCCCATTAGGAGAGGTTTGCATCCTGGGGCAGGCTGGAGTGACCGAACTGCAATGGGTAGCATCACTGCCCTCTGTGGGCAGTTTGGAGATGCTGCTGGGACAGAGGAGCTGCCACAGCCCTGTCCTGGGGTTTGGGCAGTGGCAGCCTAACTCTCCGAGTCTTTTACAGCTGTGCCATCGACTTGGTTAAGGCGCAGCTGTGAAAGACTCAGAGGGTCTTTCAAAATCACTCTCAAATTCAcagctcagctgggagagaCTGCAAGAGCCAGTGAGAACAGGCCTGAAAATATCCTTCAGGCTGAGCACCAGTAACATAGTGCCCCTGGAGAAACCCTCCATCTGATGTTGCACTGCAAGCTACCAACTAGCACAACCACAGCAACCCAGTCTGACAGTGATGCAGGACAGAAATCTGTGAGCAGGGATTACTTCTTGGATTGACTCTTTGCCCTGTCCTGGTCAAAATAAACAGTTGTCGTATTTGCTTCAGATTCACTTCAGctcaaaattctgttttcttttcacccTTTCAGATACATTGGACGGAAAAGGATGCAGGTGCAGCAGCCTGAGAAAGCAGTTCCCAATGTCATGAACCTCGTGGAAGCTGATTACTCTTATTGGACCCTGGGGTATGCAATCTCTTTCCAAGGTGCTCAGAAACTAATTGGAGCTGAGCCTTTCAGCAAGATGCTGCCAGTAGATGAGTTTCTGCCGGTCATGTACAACAAGCACCCTGTGTAAGTAGGATGCCTTTGTTGCTCAGGTTGACATGAGCTGGGTCTTGCTGGGTGATCTCAAACCAGTTGGTGATGTGTCTCACTTCTGTAGCCTGGGTGGTCAGGAACAGGGCTAAGCCTTGTACTTTTTGGTTGTTTGCAGCAGAGCTGACACAGGTCAAAAGAGGTAACAGACCTGCTGCAGAGGGGTTATTTTGCCCACCCAGTGCAGGGCTTGCAGGCTGGTTCTGAGACATGTGCCTGTCTGCAAGAGAGGCTTTGTGTAGGTTGTTTGTGGTTGTAAGGTTGTAGAGTGTCAGACCTGCTTTAGACCCACCCTAGCAACTACCTCCCTGCCCCGGGACCTGTTTGCTCAGTGGATTGACTTGCATTTCAAAGTTATAACCAGTGGCACTGATGAACATTCACTCTGTTTCTGatgatttttcttccccatttaGAGCAAAGTACATGGAATACTATGAGTCCAGAGACTTGAAAGCCTTTTCAGCAGAACCACTGCTTGTTTACCCCACTCACTACACAGGGCAGCCAGGCTACCTCAGCGACACAGAGACCTCTACGATCTGGGACAATGAGACCGTGTCAACTGACTGGGACCGAACACACTCCTGGAAGTCCCGGCAGCAGGGCAAGATCCATAGTGACGCCCAGAACAAGGATGCCCTGCCTCCTCAGTCATCTCTCAACACGCCATCCTCCAGGGATGAGCTATGACTGCCTGCTTCCCCTGGGCTCTGTTGACAGCTGAACCTGCCTCACACCTGCTTTGCACCCTTGAAAGTTGTAGAGCAGCTGTTCGTGTGGTCTCCTTCCTGCTACCTGGAATGGCAAAGCAGGGTGGTTGGACCTGGTTGTGTTACAGCTTACCAGGCTGCTTTTCCAGGACTgcggggagaggaaggaggaaaaagtgttccaaaaggctgaaaaaagGCAGA contains the following coding sequences:
- the COLGALT2 gene encoding procollagen galactosyltransferase 2 isoform X2, with the translated sequence MEDPQSYPEEIGPKHWPSSRFTHVMKLRQAALRAAREKWSDYILFVDTDNLLTNPQTLNLMIAENKTLVAPMLESRSLYSNFWCGITPQGYYKRTLDYPLIREWKRTGCFAVPMIHSTFLIDLRKEASTKLMFYPPHQDYTWSFDDIMVFAFSSRQAGIQMYICNREHYGFLPMPLKSHQMLQEEAENFVHTLIEAMIDRPPIEPSQYVSVPPKHPDKMGFDEIFMINLKRRKDRRDRMLRTLYEQEIAVKIVEAVDGKALNTSQLKALSIDMLPGYRDPYSSRPLTRGEIGCFLSHYYIWKEVVNRELEKTLVIEDDVRFEHQFKRKLMKLMDDIEEAQLDWELIYIGRKRMQVQQPEKAVPNVMNLVEADYSYWTLGYAISFQGAQKLIGAEPFSKMLPVDEFLPVMYNKHPVAKYMEYYESRDLKAFSAEPLLVYPTHYTGQPGYLSDTETSTIWDNETVSTDWDRTHSWKSRQQGKIHSDAQNKDALPPQSSLNTPSSRDEL
- the COLGALT2 gene encoding procollagen galactosyltransferase 2 isoform X1, whose translation is MAPCDPRPLLLVLLLLPGGCGAGLPPEPPPPPSPQLQPQPLPESAPQKPTVLLAIIARNAAHALPHFLGCIERLRYPKSRIALWAATDHNADNTTAILREWLKNVQNLYHDVEWRPMEDPQSYPEEIGPKHWPSSRFTHVMKLRQAALRAAREKWSDYILFVDTDNLLTNPQTLNLMIAENKTLVAPMLESRSLYSNFWCGITPQGYYKRTLDYPLIREWKRTGCFAVPMIHSTFLIDLRKEASTKLMFYPPHQDYTWSFDDIMVFAFSSRQAGIQMYICNREHYGFLPMPLKSHQMLQEEAENFVHTLIEAMIDRPPIEPSQYVSVPPKHPDKMGFDEIFMINLKRRKDRRDRMLRTLYEQEIAVKIVEAVDGKALNTSQLKALSIDMLPGYRDPYSSRPLTRGEIGCFLSHYYIWKEVVNRELEKTLVIEDDVRFEHQFKRKLMKLMDDIEEAQLDWELIYIGRKRMQVQQPEKAVPNVMNLVEADYSYWTLGYAISFQGAQKLIGAEPFSKMLPVDEFLPVMYNKHPVAKYMEYYESRDLKAFSAEPLLVYPTHYTGQPGYLSDTETSTIWDNETVSTDWDRTHSWKSRQQGKIHSDAQNKDALPPQSSLNTPSSRDEL